The proteins below are encoded in one region of Ricinus communis isolate WT05 ecotype wild-type chromosome 6, ASM1957865v1, whole genome shotgun sequence:
- the LOC8289306 gene encoding uncharacterized protein LOC8289306, with protein sequence MAAPYIRNSLSLRPCVKHFSHSHPLRPADVKEDEEIICFGCELDLSGSAYKCSKSKCVFLLHKSCFELPKELQHDSHSEHLLTLLPSPPQDDSKFTCNACGDYGTAFAYHCAVCRFNLHVGCAFLPKNIKHVDHSHPLTLFYSSLMERGSTSFTCDACRKKVSQGYWIYYCPECDYGTDLACTIPEC encoded by the coding sequence ATGGCAGCACCATACATCAGGAATTCTCTTTCCCTGCGTCCATGCGTAAAGCATTTCAGCCATTCCCATCCCCTACGTCCAGCTGATGTGAAAGAGGATGAGGAAATTATATGCTTTGGATGTGAGCTTGATCTTTCAGGTTCAGCTTACAAATGCAGCAAGTCCAAATGTGTTTTTCTTCTCCACAAGTCTTGCTTTGAACTGCCGAAAGAACTCCAACACGATTCTCACTCTGAACACTTGCTCACCCTTCTCCCTTCCCCACCTCAGGATGATTCCAAGTTCACCTGTAATGCCTGCGGGGACTACGGCACTGCTTTTGCATATCATTGCGCAGTTTGCCGGTTCAACCTCCATGTCGGATGCGCTTTCTTGCCGAAGAACATCAAGCATGTAGATCACAGTCACCCACTTACCCTCTTCTATTCTTCCTTAATGGAGAGGGGTTCCACGTCATTCACCTGTGATGCTTGCAGGAAAAAAGTCTCGCAGGGCTACTGGATTTACTACTGTCCTGAGTGCGATTATGGTACTGATCTAGCATGTACAATTCCTGAATGCTGA